In Pengzhenrongella sicca, a single genomic region encodes these proteins:
- a CDS encoding DUF1801 domain-containing protein: MDIPERIEAHLASLAEPKQADLRQLHARVLTEFPGCRLWFNDGTNEVGKVVANPNIGYGVYTINYANGSSREFYRIGLSANTAGISVYVLGLEDKTFLARTYSDAIGKASVTGYCIKFKRLSVINVDALHSAIHYGMTVDQASDHAGPAPRPATEL, from the coding sequence ATGGATATTCCTGAGCGGATCGAGGCTCACCTCGCCAGTCTGGCCGAGCCCAAGCAGGCCGACCTCCGACAGCTGCATGCCCGGGTGCTCACTGAATTTCCTGGGTGCAGATTGTGGTTCAACGACGGCACAAACGAGGTCGGCAAGGTCGTGGCGAACCCCAACATTGGCTATGGCGTCTACACGATCAACTACGCCAACGGGTCGTCGCGCGAGTTCTATCGCATCGGCCTGAGCGCCAACACGGCGGGCATTTCGGTTTACGTCCTTGGCCTCGAGGACAAGACCTTCCTCGCGCGCACTTACAGTGACGCGATCGGCAAAGCGAGCGTCACGGGCTACTGCATCAAATTCAAGCGCCTCTCTGTCATCAACGTCGACGCCCTTCACTCGGCCATCCACTACGGCATGACCGTCGATCAGGCCTCAGACCACGCCGGACCAGCCCCACGACCCGCAACTGAGCTGTAA
- a CDS encoding MerR family transcriptional regulator produces the protein MLTISQLARYAGVTARAVRHYHQIGLLPEPERDRSGYRTYDAAAVVRLIRIRTLAEAGVPLARVQDLLDADADGFARGVEEIDAQLRAEVRRLQATRKRLTLLAAGEQLALPTSVVDYLDRVRGLGVDERYIEMERDAWIMVAAQAPDEIDAVMVSKHQELDDPDTQRLYLLLSEGLDWEADDPRVVEVADLLERLMIRAVEAGELGDDWHDDALVDLLDASTVAASPVAAQLMAILEERGWKGWTRIERVPADRIAL, from the coding sequence GTGCTCACCATCAGCCAGCTTGCCCGGTATGCGGGGGTCACGGCGCGGGCCGTGCGCCACTACCACCAGATCGGCCTGCTACCGGAGCCCGAGCGTGACAGATCCGGCTACCGCACGTACGACGCCGCGGCCGTGGTCCGGCTGATCCGGATCCGCACCCTGGCCGAGGCGGGTGTGCCGCTCGCCCGCGTCCAGGACCTGCTCGACGCCGACGCCGACGGGTTCGCACGTGGCGTCGAGGAGATCGACGCGCAGCTCCGCGCGGAGGTCCGACGGCTGCAGGCCACCCGCAAACGGCTGACGCTGCTCGCCGCGGGGGAGCAGCTGGCGCTGCCGACGTCGGTCGTGGACTACCTCGACAGGGTGCGAGGGCTCGGCGTCGACGAGCGGTACATCGAGATGGAGCGCGACGCCTGGATCATGGTCGCAGCGCAGGCGCCCGACGAGATCGACGCCGTCATGGTGAGCAAGCACCAGGAGCTCGACGACCCGGACACGCAACGGCTGTACCTGCTGCTGAGCGAGGGGCTCGACTGGGAGGCCGACGACCCGCGCGTGGTGGAGGTCGCCGACCTGCTGGAGCGGCTGATGATCCGCGCCGTGGAGGCTGGCGAGCTCGGCGACGACTGGCACGACGATGCACTCGTCGACCTGCTCGACGCCTCCACGGTCGCAGCGTCGCCGGTCGCCGCGCAGCTGATGGCCATCCTCGAGGAGCGCGGCTGGAAGGGGTGGACGCGTATCGAGCGCGTGCCCGCCGACCGCATCGCGCTCTAG
- a CDS encoding ABC transporter permease: protein MTTYVVADTVALTGRSLRHVTRSIDTIVTTAVTPIAIMVMFVYVFGGAIDTGPDRYIDYMLPGIMLITIASGISYTAFRLFGDVQGGMFERFQSMPIARSGVLWAHVLTSLAANLISIVLVVVVALLMGFRSGAGVVAWLAVVGILVLFTFALTWIAVVPGLTASSVEGASAFSYPLIFLPFVSSAFVPTETMPGPVRWFAENQPVTSIVDTIRGLFAGQPVGGDVGVALAWCVGILVVAYVYATVTYRRKIA from the coding sequence ATGACCACGTACGTCGTCGCCGATACCGTCGCCCTCACCGGGCGCTCCCTACGCCACGTCACGCGCAGCATCGATACCATCGTCACCACCGCAGTCACGCCGATCGCGATCATGGTGATGTTCGTCTACGTGTTCGGCGGGGCGATCGACACCGGCCCGGACCGGTACATCGACTACATGCTGCCGGGCATTATGCTCATCACCATCGCCTCGGGGATCTCGTACACCGCGTTCCGCTTGTTCGGGGATGTGCAGGGCGGGATGTTCGAGCGTTTCCAGTCGATGCCGATCGCGCGGTCCGGCGTGCTGTGGGCGCACGTGCTGACCTCGCTCGCCGCGAACCTCATCTCGATCGTCCTCGTCGTCGTGGTTGCTCTGCTCATGGGCTTCCGCTCCGGCGCCGGGGTGGTCGCCTGGCTCGCCGTCGTCGGCATCCTGGTCCTGTTCACGTTCGCGCTGACGTGGATCGCCGTCGTGCCCGGCCTCACCGCCTCGTCGGTCGAGGGGGCCAGCGCGTTCTCCTACCCGCTGATCTTCCTGCCGTTCGTCAGCTCCGCGTTCGTGCCCACCGAGACGATGCCGGGGCCGGTGCGCTGGTTCGCCGAGAACCAGCCGGTCACCTCGATCGTCGACACGATCCGGGGCCTGTTCGCCGGGCAGCCGGTGGGCGGGGACGTGGGGGTTGCCCTGGCCTGGTGCGTCGGCATCCTCGTCGTGGCGTACGTGTACGCGACCGTGACCTACCGCCGGAAGATCGCGTGA
- a CDS encoding ABC transporter ATP-binding protein: MTTSPSAGPAIRVHGLTKSYGTVDVLRGIDLDIEAGSIVALLGSNGAGKTTLVRILSTLLKPDAGIATVHGCDVVTRAADVRRSISLAGQFAAVDEVLTGRENLVLIARLRHLPDPGAVADDLLRGFSLTEAGGRRVGEYSGGMRRRLDLAMSLIGDPPVIFLDEPTTGLDPEARLEVWARVKDMASAGTTVLLTTQHLEEAEQLADRIAILHQGHIIVDGTLAELTRLLPPTEVEYVEKRPSLEEIFFAVTTSQS, from the coding sequence ATGACCACGTCACCAAGCGCGGGACCCGCGATCCGGGTCCACGGGCTGACCAAGTCGTACGGCACGGTCGACGTGCTGCGCGGCATCGACCTCGACATCGAGGCTGGCAGCATCGTCGCCCTGCTCGGCTCGAACGGAGCCGGCAAGACCACCCTGGTGCGGATCCTCTCGACCCTGCTCAAGCCCGACGCGGGAATCGCCACCGTCCATGGGTGTGACGTCGTGACGCGCGCCGCGGACGTCCGCCGGTCCATCAGCCTCGCCGGCCAGTTCGCCGCGGTGGACGAGGTGCTGACCGGTCGGGAGAACCTCGTCCTCATCGCGAGGCTGCGCCACCTGCCCGACCCGGGCGCCGTCGCCGACGACCTGCTGCGCGGGTTCTCTCTCACCGAGGCGGGTGGCCGCAGGGTCGGGGAGTACTCGGGAGGCATGCGCCGTCGCCTCGACCTCGCGATGAGCCTGATCGGCGACCCGCCCGTGATCTTCCTCGACGAGCCCACCACGGGCCTCGACCCCGAGGCGCGCCTCGAGGTGTGGGCCAGGGTCAAGGACATGGCCTCGGCCGGCACCACGGTGCTGCTCACCACCCAGCACCTCGAGGAGGCCGAGCAGCTCGCGGACCGGATCGCGATCCTGCACCAGGGCCACATCATCGTCGACGGCACCCTTGCCGAGCTGACGAGGCTGCTGCCACCGACCGAGGTCGAGTACGTCGAGAAGCGGCCGTCCCTCGAGGAGATCTTCTTCGCCGTCACCACCAGCCAGAGCTAG
- a CDS encoding PH domain-containing protein, producing MAGFTVVLCFVFVCAALLDPASNEDPAGTSGFFVVMTVVVYLFCAFAFNSCIGVYQDGLLIKNIFVESEIPWSSIARFSGDDRVVVELHDGTRIRTWAVQAANGARMTGRVSRVDRVVDEMHGWLETRSSGGTSSKYVRRYAVLGWWQYGLVVLVALFGLLWWSWL from the coding sequence ATGGCCGGCTTTACCGTCGTGCTTTGTTTCGTGTTCGTGTGCGCGGCTCTCTTGGACCCCGCGAGCAACGAAGACCCTGCTGGCACTAGCGGATTCTTCGTGGTGATGACGGTTGTTGTTTACCTGTTTTGCGCCTTCGCCTTCAATTCGTGCATCGGGGTATATCAGGATGGATTGCTGATTAAGAACATCTTTGTTGAATCCGAGATTCCGTGGTCGTCGATCGCTCGCTTCTCTGGCGACGACCGCGTGGTAGTAGAATTGCATGATGGAACAAGGATCCGCACTTGGGCGGTTCAGGCGGCAAATGGGGCGCGAATGACTGGTCGCGTCTCCCGCGTTGACCGCGTAGTAGACGAAATGCACGGCTGGCTGGAGACTAGATCGTCCGGTGGCACTAGTTCGAAATATGTCAGGCGGTACGCCGTGCTTGGCTGGTGGCAATATGGTCTCGTTGTCCTTGTTGCATTGTTTGGTCTTCTTTGGTGGAGCTGGCTCTAG